In the Telopea speciosissima isolate NSW1024214 ecotype Mountain lineage chromosome 2, Tspe_v1, whole genome shotgun sequence genome, one interval contains:
- the LOC122652643 gene encoding polypyrimidine tract-binding protein homolog 1-like, protein MKVFLAFGFVHKIATFEKTAGFQALVQFSNSETASAAKNALDERSIPSYLLPDHVGPCTLRINFSAHTDLNVKFQSHRSR, encoded by the exons ATGAAGGTTTTTTTAGCGTTTGGATTTGTACATAAGATTGCTACCTTTGAAAAGACAGCTGGATTTCAG GCACTAGTTCAATTTTCCAATTCTGAAACCGCCTCTGCGGCAAAAAATGCCCTGGATGAGAGAAGCATACCCAG TTACTTGCTTCCTGACCATGTAGGGCCATGTACCCTCCGGATAAATTTTTCTGCACATACGGATTTGAATGTGAAATTTCAGAGTCACCGCAGTAGGTAA